A single region of the Populus nigra chromosome 2, ddPopNigr1.1, whole genome shotgun sequence genome encodes:
- the LOC133682666 gene encoding ATG8-interacting protein 2, with product MEGKNEGEENPPRGNDWEVVSLTASTYAAAPGPKEFDQKDDDNSKVYEEDEAESSHALFMSRHFVFPPSQHENLPLEHVNSEILDSHVGKNVALELGPEEGGRSSGKNEEIWPFKGLEESEEYPGIQLFDEKGKKGQEFEESTTLQDFSDKEQSIYSTAALTSFHNETALSGSTTYGENLGIPEVNESSERGLDFPAVVPFSPKAAKDSDLPSNAWWKRRAASLYAHAKEANTFWSIFVTAAVMGIVILGQRWQQERWQALQLKWQASINNERSGSLLRPITRLKDVIVGGNRRGSFIRGSSSSDN from the exons ATGGAAGGTAAAAATGAAGGAGAGGAGAATCCCCCTCGTGGGAATGATTGGGAGGTTGTATCTCTGACAGCATCTACATATGCAGCTGCTCCTGGTCCAAAAGAATTTGATCAGAAGGATGATGATAACAGCAAGGTTTATGAAGAAGATGAGGCTGAAAGTTCTCACGCTTTATTCATGTCTCGTCACTTTGTGTTTCCACCGAGTCAACATGAGAATTTGCCATTAGAGCATGTTAACAGTGAGATTCTTGATTCACATGTGGGGAAGAATGTGGCCCTTGAACTTGGTCCAGAAGAAGGAGGTAGATCCAGTGGCAAGAATGAAGAGATTTGGCCATTCAAGGGGTTGGAAGAATCTGAAGAGTACCCTGGGATACAGTTGTTTGATGAAAAGGGCAAAAAGGGTCAAGAATTTGAAGAGAGCACAACCCTGCAAGATTTCAGTGACAAGGAACAAAGTATATACAGTACAGCTGCACTTACTTCTTTCCACAATGAAACGGCACTCAGTGGATCAACCACATATGGTGAGAACCTGGGAATTCCCGAAGTAAATGAATCTTCTGAAAGGGGATTGGATTTTCCTGCTGTTGTTCCTTTCTCACCGAAAGCTGCCAAAGATTCTGACCTTCCTTCTAATGCCTGGTGGAAGAGGAGGGCAGCTTCCTTGTATGCTCATGCAAAAGAGGCGAATACATTTTGGTCTATTTTCGTTACAGCAGCTGTGATGGGAATCGTAATCCTTGGGCAGCGCTGGCAGCAAGAAAGGTGGCAGGCTTTGCAACTTAAGTGGCAGGCTAGCATCAACAATGAG AGAAGTGGGAGTTTACTGAGGCCAATAACTCGACTTAAAGATGTGATTGTCGGTGGCAATCGACGTGGTTCTTTTATCAGGGGAAGTTCCTCAAGTGACAACTAA
- the LOC133682096 gene encoding origin of replication complex subunit 5, whose amino-acid sequence MGKEESPQITRRVTRLSSSTAVTSNEVETEKITKPYKPTLNDFVFGGEQLSFNDLLSSFPARGNQIRELLRLLGPVNSPMLPLFVYGDPSTGKTSTILQIFRYLNRPFVYASCRTCYSLQILFESVLNQLLLHKKNAANGYSSTKRCIKPSDFVSFLREDLTSVIEKLRSLKKLGSNKPAVKPNGNMLYLIFDNLELIREWDKSSSALPFMFNLYDVLKMHEVGLIFISNTSPDTYYSNMGYTEHVPVYFPEYTEDDLRQILMRNQANRKLYSSFLDVVLRPFCRTTRRVDELSTAFSPLFRKYCEPLSDLASVPNEEMKRRLFSHFQPHIAPSLNEIFWVPSKSSTEAEINKDTKRKGSTRKSEVSDHFAQIDFHMSTSAKYLLISAFLASRNPATLDASLFDSTGGSDSRKRKRKASEKSMEQKEVAEQELLMKGPGTFPLERLLAIFQCITSAADSLDEEEHENDVLRVGGDCGLMSDVLLQLSSLCNANFIIKGGSCPLEGSTRYRSTVSEELALKVARSLKFPLPNYLYRR is encoded by the exons ATGGGTAAAGAGGAAAGTCCACAAATCACTAGAAGAGTGACACGATTGTCTTCTTCAACTGCCGTCACAAGCAATGAGgttgaaacagaaaaaataaccaaaccttATAAGCCCACACTCAATGACTTTGTATTTGGAGGGGAACAACTTAGCTTCAACGATTTGCTTTCTAGTTTTCCTGCTAGAGGCAATCAAATTCGTGAGCTTTTGCGTCTTTTGGGTCCGGTGAATTCCCCTATGCTTCCATTATTTGTTTATGGAGATCCTTCTACTGGGAAAACTAGTACCATTCTTCAAATTTTTAGGTACCTCAATCGTCCTTTTGTGTATGCTAGCTGTCGTACTTGTTATAGTCTGCAGATCTTGTTTGAATCGGTTTTAAATCAGTTGTTGCTTCATAAGAAGAATGCGGCTAATGGCTATTCGAGTACAAAACGCTGTATTAAGCCATCTGATTTTGTCAGCTTTCTTCGTGAAGACTTGACAAGTGTTATTGAAAAGCTCAGGAGTTTGAAGAAATTGGGTTCAAATAAGCCGGCTGTAAAGCCTAACGGGAATATGCTCTACTTGATATTTGATAACTTGGAGCTTATTCGTGAGTGGGATAAAAGTTCGAGTGCATTACCCTTTATGTTTAATCTTTATGATGTTTTGAAGATGCATGAGGTGGGACTCATATTTATCAGTAATACTTCGCCGGATACATACTACTCAAACATGGGATATACAGAGCATGTTCCTGTTTATTTTCCCGAATACACAGAAGACGATCTTCGTCAAATTTTGATGAGAAACCAAGCTAATCGAAAGTTATATTCCTCCTTTCTTGA TGTTGTCTTGAGACCTTTCTGTAGAACTACTAGACGAGTAGATGAATTATCAACTGCTTTTTCACCATTATTTAGAAAGTATTGTGAACCGTTGAGTGATTTGGCATCTGTACCCAATGAAGAGATGAAGAGAAGGTTGTTTAGTCATTTTCAGCCACATATTGCCCCTTCCTTAAATGAGATTTTCTGGGTTCCATCTAAGTCTTCTACTGAAGCTGAAATCAACAAGGATACGAAGCGGAAAGGCAGCACTAGAAAGTCAGAAGTTAGTGACCATTTTGCTCAGATAGATTTCCACATGTCTACTTCTGCGAAATATCTTCTCATTTCAGCATTCCTTGCTTCAAGAAACCCAGCTACTCTTGATGCATCCTTGTTTGATTCAACTGGGGGATCTGATAGTcgcaaaagaaaaaggaa GGCCTCTGAAAAATCAATGGAACAGAAGGAAGTTGCTGAACAAGAATTACTTATGAAAGGGCCCGGAACTTTCCCACTGGAGAGGTTATTAGCTATATTTCAGTGTATAACCTCTGCAGCTGATTCACTTGATGAAGAGGAACATGAAAATGATGTCTTAAGAGTTGGAGGGGATTGTGGACTCATGTCTGATGTTCTACTGCAACTTTCGAGCCTTTGTAATGCAAACTTTATTATTAAAGGAGGAAGCTGCCCTTTAGAGGGTTCAACTCGGTATAGATCTACAGTTTCTGAAGAATTAGCCTTGAAG GTAGCAAGGAGCCTGAAGTTCCCTCTGCCAAATTACTTGTACAGACGATAA
- the LOC133681954 gene encoding cytochrome P450 86A8 produces the protein MDMSTALLLFAAVTTYLLWLTFISRSLKGPRVYPLLGSLPGLIENCDRLHDWIYDNLRACGGTYQTCICAIPFLAKKQGLVTVTCDPRNIEHLLKTRFDNYPKGPTWQAVFHDLLGEGIFNSDGDTWLFQRKTAALEFTTRTLRQAMARWVSRAIKLRFCPVLETAQLKGEQVDLQDLLLRLTFDNICGLAFGKDPQTCAPGLPENSFASAFDRATEASLQRFILPEVLWKLKKWLRLGLEVSLNRSLTQLDDYLTSVIDARKKELLNQQKDRNIPHDDLMSRFMKKKESYSDTFLQHVALNFILAGRDTSSVALSWFFWLLTQNPSVEEKILHEICTVLIKTRGDDVTKWVDEPLGFEEVDSLIYLKAALSETLRLYPSVPQDSKHVVADDVLPDGTFVPAGSSVTYSIYASGRMKTTWGEDCLEFKPERWLSSDGKNFIMHDSYKFVAFNAGPRICLGKDLAYLQMKSVAAAVLLRHRLSVVQGHKVEQKMSLTLFMKHGLKVNVHKRDLEGTAARIIKKGKEGESRQLLHGNNEAIAVRYNGGGCNGASDSAAGKGAVVGVV, from the coding sequence ATGGATATGTCTACAGCTCTACTTCTTTTTGCTGCTGTTACTACTTATCTACTGTGGTTAACATTCATCTCGCGGTCACTAAAGGGCCCACGTGTGTATCCCTTACTGGGCAGTCTTCCTGGCTTGATCGAGAATTGTGACCGCTTGCATGACTGGATCTACGACAACCTCCGCGCGTGTGGTGGTACGTACCAGACCTGCATCTGTGCAATTCCCTTTTTAGCCAAGAAGCAAGGCCTCGTGACTGTCACGTGCGACCCGAGAAATATAGAGCACCTCTTGAAGACCCGGTTCGACAATTACCCAAAGGGACCCACATGGCAAGCTGTGTTCCATGACCTTCTTGGTGAAGGGATCTTCAACTCTGACGGTGACACGTGGCTGTTCCAGCGTAAGACTGCCGCACTGGAGTTCACCACCAGGACTCTGCGCCAAGCCATGGCTCGGTGGGTGAGTAGAGCCATCAAGTTGAGGTTCTGCCCAGTCCTTGAAACAGCTCAGCTCAAAGGCGAGCAGGTTGATCTCCAAGACTTGTTACTTCGGCTCACGTTTGACAACATTTGTGGTTTGGCTTTTGGCAAGGATCCGCAGACGTGCGCACCAGGGCTTCCTGAGAACAGCTTTGCTTCAGCTTTCGACCGAGCCACTGAAGCATCACTTCAGAGATTCATTTTGCCAGAAGTTTTGTGGAAGCTGAAAAAATGGCTTCGACTTGGCTTGGAAGTCAGCTTGAACAGAAGCTTAACCCAGCTTGACGATTACCTGACCAGCGTTATTGATGCACGTAAGAAAGAGTTATTGAATCAACAAAAAGATCGCAACATTCCACATGATGATTTGATGTCAAGATTCATGAAGAAGAAGGAATCCTACTCAGACACTTTCCTTCAACACGTAGCACTCAATTTTATCCTTGCTGGACGTGACACGTCATCAGTGGCGTTGAGCTGGTTCTTTTGGCTCCTCACCCAAAATCCATCGGTGGAGGAGAAAATCTTGCATGAAATTTGCACGGTCCTGATCAAGACACGTGGTGATGACGTGACAAAATGGGTTGACGAGCCGTTAGGGTTCGAAGAAGTAGACAGTTTGATATATCTAAAAGCAGCTTTATCAGAAACCCTAAGGCTTTACCCTTCGGTGCCTCAGGACTCAAAGCATGTAGTTGCCGACGATGTGTTGCCGGATGGTACATTTGTGCCGGCGGGATCTTCGGTTACCTATTCTATATATGCATCTGGGAGAATGAAGACCACATGGGGCGAAGATTGCTTGGAATTCAAGCCAGAGCGGTGGTTGTCTTCTGATGGGAAAAACTTCATCATGCATGATTCATACAAGTTCGTGGCATTCAATGCAGGCCCTAGAATATGTTTAGGGAAAGACTTGGCTTATCTTCAGATGAAATCGGTGGCGGCGGCGGTGCTGTTACGCCACCGTCTCTCAGTTGTTCAGGGTCACAAGGTGGAGCAAAAGATGTCATTAACATTGTTCATGAAACACGGGCTTAAAGTTAATGTGCATAAGAGGGATCTGGAGGGTACCGCGGCAAGAATAATAAAGAAGGGTAAAGAAGGAGAGTCACGCCAGTTGCTGCATGGGAATAATGAGGCAATTGCCGTTAGATATAACGGTGGTGGGTGTAACGGCGCTAGTGATAGTGCTGCTGGGAAGGGAGCGGTGGTTGGGGTTGTTTAA
- the LOC133682611 gene encoding ascorbate transporter, chloroplastic yields MAIGGFISNRNFGSFIGSGKVCPAGRAISRHRGERSGIASARYAQGSIFYESLHCQMANGFTSGSSCSSFLQVAGHLDEKILKPLATYPQQRRGRCKCCLSADPSLGSWLRPNKGKCQHFNHVKAIRTRTYYKSEEYDITEPAAVDSMKAAEGSSEVVLASSWWEQVPKRWVIVLLCFTAFLLCNMDRVNMSIAILPMSQEFNWNSATVGLIQSSFFWGYLLTQIVGGIWADRIGGKVVLGFGVVWWSIATILTPIAARIGLPFLLITRAFMGIGEGVAMPAMNNILSKWIPVSERSRSLALVYSGMYLGSVTGLAISPVLIHKFGWASVFYSFGSLGSIWFALWIKKAYSSPKEDPELSPQEKKLILGGNVAKEPVSVIPWKLILSKAPVWALIISHFCHNWGTFILLTWMPTYYNQVLKFNLTESGLLCVLPWLTMAVFANIGGWIADTLVSRGLSITTVRKIMQSIGFLGPAFFLTQLSHVRTPAMAVLCMACSQGSDAFSQSGLYSNHQDIGPRYAGVLLGLSNTAGVLAGVFGTAATGYILQRGSWDDVFKVAVALYIIGTVVWNLFSTGEKILD; encoded by the exons ATGGCTATCGGTGGCTTCATTTCGAACCGGAATTTCGGTTCCTTTATAGGCTCAG GCAAAGTTTGCCCAGCAGGAAGAGCCATTTCACGTCATAGGGGAGAGCGATCAGGCATTGCTTCTGCACGGTATGCACAGGGCAGCATCTTCTACGAAAGCTTACATTGCCAAATGGCTAATGGTTTCACTTCTGGATCCTCATGTTCCTCATTTCTTCAAGTTGCTGGTCATTTAGATGAAAAAATTTTGAAACCATTAGCCACTTATCCCCAGCAAAGAAGAGGAAGATGCAAGTGTTGTCTCTCTGCGGATCCCTCACTCGGCAGTTGGCTTCGACCAAACAAGGGGAAATGCCAGCATTTCAATCATGTCAAGGCGATTAGAACCCGTACTTATTATAAATCCGAGGAGTATGACATAACAGAACCGGCAGCTGTGGACTCCATGAAGGCAGCAGAGGGGTCAAGTGAGGTTGTTTTAGCATCTTCTTGGTGGGAACAGGTTCCAAAGAGATGGGTGATTGTACTACTCTGTTTTACGGCATTTCTCCTATGCAACATGGACCGA GTTAACATGAGCATTGCCATACTTCCCATGTCACAAGAGTTCAACTGGAACAGTGCCACGGTTGGTTTAATTCAGTCCTCATTTTTCTGGGGCTATCTACTGACTCAG ATTGTTGGAGGCATATGGGCAGATAGAATTGGTGGAAAGGTAGTTTTGGGTTTTGGAGTGGTTTGGTGGTCGATAGCTACAATACTGACGCCTATTGCGGCAAGAATTGGGCTTCCTTTTTTGCTTATCACACGTGCTTTCATGGGGATTGGAGAG GGTGTCGCTATGCCTGCCATGAATAACATTCTTTCCAAGTGGATTCCGGTGTCTGAGAGAAGCAGATCACTTGCCCTAGTATATAGTGGGATGTATCTTGGCTCTGTCACAGGATTGGCTATCTCTCCCGTGCTAATCCATAAATTTGGGTGGGCATCTGTCTTCTACTCATTTGGCTCCCTTGGAAGTATCTGGTTTGCATTATGGATAAAAAAG GCATATAGCTCACCGAAGGAAGATCCAGAGCTTAGTCCGCAGGAAAAGAAGCTTATCTTGGGTGGCAATGTAGCAAAGGAACCTGTTTCAGTCATTCCTTGGAAGTTAATATTATCAAAAGCGCCTGTTTGGGCTCTCATCATTTCTCACTTCTGTCATAATTGGGGGACCTTTATTCTCTTAACGTGGATGCCTACATACTACAATCAG GTTTTGAAGTTTAATCTCACTGAATCAGGCCTATTATGTGTCTTGCCATGGTTGACCATGGCTGTTTTTGCAAATATAGGAGGATGGATTGCCGACACGCTTGTGAGCAGAGGTCTATCTATCACAACAGTTCGGAAG ATCATGCAATCAATTGGGTTTTTAGGCCCGGCCTTCTTCCTTACACAGCTCAGCCACGTCAGGACTCCTGCTATGGCTGTACTCTGCATGGCATGCAGTCAG GGGTCTGACGCTTTCTCACAGTCCGGTCTCTATTCCAATCACCAAGATATTGGCCCCCGTTATGCT GGAGTTCTGTTAGGACTATCAAATACTGCAGGAGTGCTTGCAGGTGTCTTTGGTACTGCTGCAACTGGATACATACTCCAAAGAG GATCTTGGGATGATGTGTTTAAGGTGGCCGTCGCGCTTTATATCATAGGCACAGTAGTCTGGAACCTTTTTTCAACTGGAGAGAAAATTCTTGACTAG